A genomic stretch from Aminobacter aminovorans includes:
- the rseP gene encoding RIP metalloprotease RseP, with the protein MSEYLPAFLTTDGLLIGTIVPFLFVLTIVVFVHEMGHYLVGRWCGIGVKAFSIGFGPELLGFNDRRGTRWKLCAIPLGGYVKFVGDMSVTSKPDSSEDDNLSDAERKIAFHTQPVWKRAATVFAGPLFNFLLTIAVFTVLFSAYGRYVMEPTVAEVRAASPAANAGIQPGDRFVSVDGQPVETFSDVQRIVSGRGGDPLAFVMMRDGKEVTVTATPEMMEQKDALGNSVKVAVIGVVNNEELGQPRLISYSPGGAFVQAVSETGHIIERTGQFLKRFVVGREDKCQLGGPVKIADMAGKAAQLGFVWLVQLVALLSVGIGFLNLLPIPPLDGGHLAFYAVEAVIRRPVSERAMEAVYRVGMILVLAFMGFVFWNDLFGC; encoded by the coding sequence TTGAGCGAGTATCTTCCCGCGTTCCTGACTACGGATGGTCTCCTGATCGGCACCATCGTGCCGTTCCTGTTCGTGCTCACCATCGTGGTGTTCGTGCACGAGATGGGCCACTATCTGGTCGGCCGCTGGTGCGGGATCGGTGTAAAGGCCTTTTCGATCGGCTTTGGTCCGGAGTTGCTCGGCTTCAACGACCGTCGTGGCACGCGCTGGAAGCTCTGCGCCATTCCGCTGGGCGGCTATGTGAAGTTCGTCGGCGACATGAGCGTCACCAGCAAGCCGGACAGCAGCGAGGATGACAATCTCAGCGATGCCGAGCGCAAGATCGCCTTCCACACCCAGCCGGTCTGGAAGCGCGCGGCGACGGTGTTTGCCGGCCCTCTGTTCAATTTCCTGCTGACGATCGCCGTCTTCACCGTGCTGTTTTCGGCTTATGGCCGCTACGTCATGGAGCCGACGGTAGCCGAGGTGCGCGCCGCGAGCCCGGCCGCGAATGCCGGCATCCAGCCAGGCGACCGATTCGTCAGCGTCGACGGCCAGCCGGTGGAAACCTTCTCCGACGTCCAACGCATCGTCTCGGGACGCGGCGGCGATCCGCTCGCCTTCGTGATGATGCGCGACGGCAAGGAGGTGACCGTCACCGCCACGCCTGAAATGATGGAGCAGAAGGACGCCCTCGGCAATTCGGTCAAGGTTGCGGTCATCGGCGTCGTCAACAATGAAGAGCTCGGCCAGCCACGGTTGATCAGCTACAGCCCGGGCGGCGCCTTCGTGCAGGCGGTTTCCGAAACCGGGCATATCATCGAGCGGACCGGCCAGTTCCTGAAGCGATTCGTCGTTGGCCGCGAGGACAAGTGCCAGCTCGGCGGACCGGTCAAGATTGCCGACATGGCGGGCAAGGCGGCCCAGCTGGGCTTCGTCTGGCTGGTGCAATTGGTTGCACTTTTGTCGGTCGGCATCGGTTTTCTCAACCTTCTGCCGATTCCTCCACTCGACGGCGGCCACTTGGCGTTCTATGCAGTTGAAGCTGTCATCAGGCGCCCTGTTTCCGAGCGGGCGATGGAGGCTGTATATCGAGTGGGGATGATTCTCGTGCTGGCGTTTATGGGCTTCGTTTTCTGGAACGACCTGTTTGGCTGCTGA
- the fabZ gene encoding 3-hydroxyacyl-ACP dehydratase FabZ, translated as MTDQATKTLEAVDILGLHKLLPHRYPFLLIDRIVDIDGDDSAVGIKNVTFNEPHFQGHFPGHPVMPGVLIIEAMAQTAGAICLRLVVDETPSLVYLMTVDGAKFRKPVVPGDQLRIHVKKIKKRGNILKFACDAQVNGATVAEAEVAAMMVPKE; from the coding sequence GTGACTGACCAGGCTACCAAGACGCTCGAAGCCGTCGATATCCTCGGCCTGCACAAGCTGCTGCCGCATCGCTATCCGTTCCTGCTGATCGATCGCATCGTCGACATCGACGGTGACGATTCCGCTGTCGGCATCAAGAACGTCACCTTCAACGAGCCGCATTTCCAGGGCCATTTCCCCGGACATCCCGTCATGCCTGGTGTGCTGATCATCGAGGCCATGGCGCAGACGGCGGGTGCCATCTGCCTGCGGCTCGTCGTCGATGAGACGCCGTCGCTGGTGTATCTGATGACGGTCGACGGCGCGAAGTTCCGCAAGCCGGTCGTGCCGGGCGATCAGCTTCGCATTCACGTCAAGAAGATCAAGAAGCGCGGCAACATCCTGAAGTTCGCCTGCGACGCGCAGGTCAATGGCGCCACCGTCGCGGAAGCAGAGGTGGCTGCGATGATGGTGCCCAAGGAATAA
- the lpxA gene encoding acyl-ACP--UDP-N-acetylglucosamine O-acyltransferase yields the protein MTETYIHPAAVVEAGAQLGAGVRVGPFCHVSAEAVIGDRVELMSHVAIMGATTLGEGCTVFPQATLGAAPQNNKHKGGRTTLVVGKNCTIREGVTMHVGTDTSRGATTVGDNGLFLAYAHIAHDCIVGDNVTMANVATLGGHVEVGNNVTLGGLCAVHQMTRIGHHAFAGGGAIIDGDIIPYGMVMGNRARLRGLNVIGMRRSGLPRAEIFALRKAYKMIFDPTRSVAESIPLVEREFAGSPIVRDVLDFIQARGKRHFTVPPLRNAVAEDAADDEG from the coding sequence ATGACCGAAACCTATATTCATCCCGCCGCTGTCGTCGAAGCCGGCGCACAACTGGGTGCGGGCGTGCGCGTCGGCCCGTTCTGCCATGTCAGCGCCGAGGCCGTCATCGGCGACCGTGTCGAGCTGATGAGCCATGTCGCGATCATGGGTGCTACGACGCTGGGTGAGGGCTGCACGGTCTTTCCGCAGGCAACGCTTGGCGCAGCGCCCCAGAACAACAAGCACAAGGGCGGTCGCACGACGCTCGTGGTCGGCAAGAACTGCACGATCCGCGAAGGTGTGACCATGCATGTCGGCACCGACACCAGTCGAGGTGCCACGACCGTCGGCGACAACGGGCTGTTCCTCGCCTATGCGCATATCGCGCATGACTGCATCGTCGGCGACAACGTTACCATGGCCAATGTCGCGACCCTCGGCGGCCACGTCGAAGTCGGCAACAACGTCACGCTTGGTGGCCTGTGTGCGGTCCATCAGATGACGCGTATCGGTCACCATGCCTTTGCCGGCGGTGGCGCGATCATTGATGGCGACATCATCCCGTATGGCATGGTGATGGGCAATCGCGCCCGCCTGCGCGGGCTCAACGTCATCGGCATGCGCCGCTCCGGCCTGCCGCGCGCCGAGATCTTCGCCTTGCGCAAGGCCTACAAGATGATCTTCGACCCAACCCGTTCGGTGGCCGAGAGCATCCCGCTAGTCGAACGCGAATTCGCCGGCTCGCCTATCGTGCGTGACGTCCTGGATTTCATCCAGGCGCGCGGCAAGCGCCACTTCACCGTGCCGCCGCTCAGAAACGCCGTCGCCGAAGACGCCGCCGATGACGAAGGCTGA
- a CDS encoding LpxI family protein has translation MTKAEGGKRINLSAADRVAVVAGSGRLPVNVADSLAEAGHKPFIVLIDGETDPGTSLWSYAGERLAIEQFASLMPLLKRHDITHCVLAGGISRRPVWRAIRPSIALLRVLPRALAALARGDDGLLRILVTTIEENGIKVVGAHQVVPELLAVAGSMGALAPQQSDWADLRAGQEAARTIGALDVGQAAVAIGGRAIALEGIEGTDLLLERVRELRDNGRIAGRKRGVLVKCAKPNQELRADLPTIGPATVDAAHAAGLAGIGIEAGRSLVLDYGEVVERADRLGLFVIGLSGEGNER, from the coding sequence ATGACGAAGGCTGAGGGCGGAAAGAGGATCAACCTTTCCGCGGCCGACCGGGTTGCAGTCGTTGCCGGCAGCGGTCGGCTCCCGGTCAATGTCGCCGACAGCCTCGCCGAGGCCGGGCACAAGCCTTTCATCGTTCTGATTGACGGTGAGACCGATCCCGGCACCAGCCTCTGGAGCTATGCCGGCGAGCGGCTTGCCATCGAGCAGTTCGCCTCGCTGATGCCTTTGCTCAAGCGCCACGACATCACCCATTGCGTGCTTGCCGGTGGCATCAGCCGTCGCCCGGTGTGGCGGGCCATTCGCCCCAGCATCGCCCTGCTGCGTGTCCTGCCGCGCGCGCTTGCAGCGCTTGCCCGCGGCGACGACGGCCTGCTGCGCATCCTGGTCACGACTATTGAGGAAAATGGCATCAAGGTCGTCGGGGCACATCAGGTCGTTCCGGAGCTGCTGGCCGTGGCCGGCAGCATGGGCGCGCTGGCGCCCCAGCAGAGTGACTGGGCCGACCTTCGGGCTGGCCAGGAGGCCGCACGCACGATCGGTGCGCTCGATGTCGGCCAGGCGGCAGTTGCCATCGGCGGGCGCGCCATCGCACTCGAAGGCATCGAGGGCACAGACCTGTTGCTCGAACGCGTGCGCGAGCTACGCGACAATGGCCGCATTGCCGGGCGAAAGCGCGGCGTTCTGGTGAAATGCGCCAAGCCGAACCAGGAACTGCGTGCGGACTTGCCGACAATCGGCCCGGCAACGGTCGACGCTGCGCATGCAGCGGGTCTTGCCGGGATCGGCATCGAGGCCGGACGCTCGCTGGTGCTCGACTATGGCGAGGTGGTCGAACGCGCCGACAGGCTCGGCCTGTTCGTCATCGGCCTGTCCGGCGAGGGAAACGAGCGATGA
- the lpxD gene encoding UDP-3-O-(3-hydroxymyristoyl)glucosamine N-acyltransferase: MTDPVFFVPSRRYSVGEVAGLTGATLVDPKHSEIAISTIAAASSGGDGALVFVDGKRNAAPLKSLHAAAVLCTADVADLVPDGIAILVSPRPQQAFARIGRLLYPDAERPVGVSSETGISPFAHIDPTSHVEAGAVIEAGVVIGPNAAVGSGTVVSAHAVIGRSTQIGRDCYVGPHSSIQYALIGNGVIIHAGARIGQDGFGFAGGARGPERIPQIGRVIIQDNVEIGANATVDRGAMSDTIIGENTKIDNLVQIAHNVRIGRNCVIAGLTGISGSVVVGDNVMMGGGVGLADHLNIGSGAQLAARSGLMHDVPAGEVWAGFPAKPMKLAMREFALIRKMALGKPKGGGSSD; encoded by the coding sequence ATGACGGATCCGGTATTTTTTGTGCCGTCACGCCGCTACTCGGTGGGCGAGGTGGCCGGCCTTACCGGCGCGACGCTCGTCGACCCCAAACATTCCGAAATCGCCATCTCGACCATCGCAGCTGCAAGCAGCGGTGGCGATGGCGCTTTGGTATTTGTCGACGGCAAGCGCAATGCAGCACCGCTCAAGTCGCTGCATGCGGCGGCGGTTCTGTGTACGGCCGATGTCGCCGACCTTGTCCCTGATGGCATCGCCATTCTGGTTTCGCCACGTCCACAGCAGGCCTTCGCCCGTATCGGCAGGCTGCTTTATCCCGACGCCGAGCGTCCGGTGGGGGTGAGCAGCGAAACTGGCATTTCGCCATTCGCGCATATCGATCCGACCTCCCATGTCGAGGCGGGCGCTGTCATCGAGGCTGGCGTGGTGATCGGTCCGAACGCGGCTGTCGGCAGCGGGACTGTGGTATCCGCTCATGCGGTCATCGGTCGTTCGACCCAGATCGGCCGCGATTGTTATGTCGGTCCGCACAGTTCGATCCAATATGCATTGATCGGCAATGGCGTGATCATCCACGCCGGCGCCCGCATCGGCCAGGATGGCTTTGGTTTCGCCGGCGGTGCGCGTGGTCCTGAACGCATCCCGCAGATCGGCCGCGTCATCATCCAGGACAATGTCGAGATCGGCGCCAATGCGACGGTCGATCGTGGCGCGATGTCGGACACGATCATTGGCGAAAACACCAAGATCGACAATCTCGTCCAGATCGCTCACAACGTGCGCATTGGCCGCAATTGCGTTATTGCAGGGCTAACGGGTATTTCCGGCTCGGTCGTCGTCGGCGACAACGTGATGATGGGCGGTGGCGTCGGCCTGGCCGATCACCTGAACATCGGATCGGGGGCGCAACTGGCGGCGCGCAGCGGCCTGATGCATGACGTGCCCGCAGGTGAGGTATGGGCAGGATTTCCTGCAAAACCGATGAAGTTGGCAATGCGCGAGTTCGCTTTGATCAGAAAAATGGCCTTGGGAAAACCAAAGGGGGGTGGGAGCAGTGACTGA
- the lpxB gene encoding lipid-A-disaccharide synthase produces the protein MTQPPLKIAIVAGEESGDLLGADLVHALQRLSGREVRLVGTGGRHLQELGLSPLFNASEIALMGLTAVIRDLPRLIRRIGQTARFVAAEKPDCLVTIDSPDFSLRVARKVRALDPTIPIIHYICPSVWAWRPGRAKAMKPHVDEVLCILPFEPAELEHLGGPHGTFVGHRLATDPGIAIAAAMQEGKANPVPDREKTLLLLPGSRRSEVRSLIGPFGETVSILRARGHRMRLLLPTVPHVAGLVEEAVSAWPQKPEIILDPQHKWQAFGEADAALIASGTVALELALAGVPMLSSYKLDTLARMIQSMVTVWSAALPNLIADRPVVQENYNEYVRPQWMARYVEGLFEDGSLRRWQKDGFAEISRRMATERPSGEIAAEAVLKHIAK, from the coding sequence ATGACCCAGCCACCGCTCAAGATTGCCATCGTCGCGGGCGAGGAGTCGGGCGACCTGCTGGGCGCCGATCTGGTGCATGCGCTGCAGCGCTTGAGCGGGCGCGAGGTCAGGCTTGTCGGCACTGGCGGCCGGCATCTGCAGGAGCTTGGCCTGTCGCCGCTGTTCAATGCCAGCGAGATCGCATTGATGGGACTGACGGCGGTCATTCGCGACCTGCCGCGCCTGATCAGGCGGATCGGCCAGACCGCCCGTTTCGTCGCAGCCGAAAAGCCGGATTGCCTCGTGACGATCGACAGCCCGGATTTTTCGCTGCGCGTTGCCAGGAAGGTGCGGGCGCTCGATCCCACTATTCCAATCATCCATTACATCTGCCCGAGCGTCTGGGCCTGGCGACCGGGACGGGCCAAGGCGATGAAGCCGCATGTCGACGAGGTGCTGTGCATCCTGCCGTTCGAGCCGGCCGAACTGGAGCACCTGGGCGGCCCGCATGGTACATTTGTCGGCCATCGCCTGGCGACCGATCCGGGCATCGCCATTGCCGCGGCGATGCAGGAGGGAAAGGCCAATCCGGTGCCTGACCGCGAGAAGACGCTTCTGCTTTTGCCGGGATCGCGCCGCAGCGAAGTGCGCAGCCTGATCGGTCCATTTGGCGAGACCGTTTCGATCCTGCGCGCACGCGGCCATCGTATGCGGCTGCTCTTGCCGACGGTGCCGCATGTCGCTGGCCTTGTCGAAGAGGCCGTGTCAGCCTGGCCGCAAAAGCCGGAGATCATTCTGGATCCGCAGCATAAATGGCAGGCCTTTGGCGAAGCCGACGCAGCCCTGATCGCATCGGGCACGGTAGCTCTGGAACTCGCGCTCGCCGGCGTGCCGATGCTTTCTTCCTACAAGCTCGACACGCTGGCGCGAATGATCCAGAGCATGGTCACTGTCTGGAGCGCGGCACTGCCCAACCTGATTGCCGACCGGCCGGTGGTGCAGGAGAACTACAACGAATATGTGCGCCCACAATGGATGGCGCGCTATGTCGAAGGCCTGTTCGAGGACGGCAGCCTTCGCCGTTGGCAAAAGGATGGTTTCGCCGAAATCTCCAGGCGCATGGCGACCGAGCGGCCGTCCGGCGAGATCGCGGCCGAAGCAGTTCTCAAACACATCGCCAAATGA
- the bamA gene encoding outer membrane protein assembly factor BamA, translating to MKAASKFASAASAVALSAALAIPGAVAVQFVAVSAAQAAVVNRVEVRGNQRVDADTVRNYISIKPGKSFSNTDIDDAVKALFGSGLFSDVRINQVGSTLVVQVSEYQVVNNVLFQGNKKLKDAALGGAIQLKPRGAFSQAALEADAQSIKEAYKRVGRDDVTVGTKIMDLGENRVNVVFEINEGGRTKIAAINFVGNDAYGDRRLADVISTKRSSFLSFMLRDDIYDEDRLRADEEALRRFYFNHGYADFQVVSAFGELDEATNQYTITITVDEGQRYTFGDVSVESSIPEVDGASLQRLVETRKGDVYNAKDVEDSIIAITENVAGAGYAFAKVTPRGDRNFESRTISVVYTVDQGTKAYVERIEIRGNERTRDFVIRREFDVSEGDAFNQVLIQRAKKRLEALNFFERVEVSTAPGSQPDQVVLVVDLVEKSTGEFSIGAGYSTGGDNAGPSVEGSITERNFLGRGQFIKFSAGGGKNSRDYSFSFTEPYFLGRRIAAGFDVYRQTRKYDDKYDSDVTGGTIRFGLPITNNISTQLAYNLSQEKYELNDKCDTDGNGIPDASCSVSPAIIDGIANSPWIKSSVSGTLVYNTIDDMKNPHNGIYANFTTEVAGLGGDAKFVKFTGRASYYQTLSEELDIVGLVSAGAGHIQGFGDDGLRVFDHFKNNDRMIRGFEYNGIGPYDKNGGDHLGGTTYFNASAEAQFPIPVVPESFGLRGAVFADAATLYGSKVDVAGTNIVSTDMELRASVGVGLLWASPFGPLRIDYAVPVKKLDTDNTQEFNFGISTRF from the coding sequence ATGAAGGCAGCATCTAAGTTTGCGAGCGCCGCGTCCGCGGTTGCTCTTTCCGCCGCTCTGGCCATTCCAGGCGCAGTGGCGGTCCAGTTTGTTGCCGTGTCAGCCGCGCAAGCGGCGGTGGTCAACCGGGTCGAAGTGCGCGGCAATCAGCGCGTCGATGCGGATACCGTCCGCAACTACATCTCCATCAAGCCCGGCAAGTCGTTTTCGAACACCGATATCGACGACGCGGTGAAGGCGCTGTTCGGCAGCGGCCTGTTCTCCGACGTCCGGATCAACCAGGTCGGCTCGACGCTCGTCGTCCAGGTTTCCGAATATCAGGTCGTCAACAACGTGCTGTTCCAGGGCAACAAGAAGCTCAAGGACGCGGCACTCGGCGGCGCCATTCAGCTCAAGCCGCGCGGCGCGTTCTCGCAGGCCGCTCTCGAGGCTGACGCGCAGTCGATCAAGGAAGCCTACAAGCGTGTCGGCCGTGACGACGTCACCGTCGGCACCAAGATCATGGATCTCGGCGAAAACCGCGTGAACGTGGTGTTCGAGATCAATGAAGGCGGCCGGACCAAGATTGCTGCGATCAACTTCGTCGGCAACGACGCCTATGGCGACCGCCGTCTCGCTGACGTCATTTCGACCAAGCGCTCGTCGTTCCTGTCGTTCATGCTTCGTGACGACATCTATGACGAAGACCGTCTGCGCGCTGACGAAGAGGCGCTGCGCCGCTTCTACTTCAATCACGGCTATGCCGACTTCCAGGTCGTCTCTGCCTTCGGCGAGCTCGACGAGGCGACCAACCAGTACACGATCACGATCACCGTTGACGAAGGTCAGCGCTACACGTTCGGCGACGTGTCGGTCGAGAGCAGCATTCCCGAGGTCGATGGCGCGAGCCTGCAGCGTCTCGTCGAGACGCGCAAGGGCGACGTCTACAACGCCAAGGACGTCGAAGATTCGATCATCGCGATCACCGAAAACGTTGCCGGCGCTGGCTATGCCTTCGCCAAGGTGACGCCGCGCGGTGACCGCAACTTCGAAAGCCGCACGATCTCGGTTGTCTACACCGTCGACCAGGGCACCAAGGCCTATGTCGAGCGCATCGAAATCCGCGGCAACGAACGCACCCGCGACTTCGTGATCCGTCGCGAATTCGACGTCTCCGAAGGCGATGCCTTCAACCAGGTGCTGATCCAGCGCGCCAAGAAGCGCCTTGAGGCGCTGAACTTCTTCGAGCGCGTCGAAGTCTCGACCGCTCCCGGCTCGCAGCCCGACCAGGTCGTGCTGGTTGTCGATCTGGTCGAGAAGTCGACCGGCGAGTTCTCGATCGGCGCCGGCTATTCGACCGGTGGCGACAATGCCGGCCCCTCGGTGGAAGGCTCGATCACCGAGCGCAACTTCCTCGGCCGCGGCCAGTTCATCAAGTTCTCCGCCGGTGGCGGCAAGAACTCGCGCGACTACAGCTTCTCGTTTACCGAACCATATTTCCTCGGTCGCCGTATCGCTGCCGGCTTTGACGTCTATCGTCAGACCCGCAAGTACGACGATAAGTACGACAGCGATGTCACCGGCGGTACCATTCGCTTCGGACTGCCGATCACGAACAATATTTCGACGCAGCTGGCCTACAATCTCTCCCAGGAGAAGTATGAGCTGAACGACAAGTGCGATACTGACGGCAACGGCATTCCAGATGCCTCCTGTTCGGTTTCGCCGGCCATCATCGATGGCATCGCCAACAGCCCGTGGATCAAGTCGTCGGTCAGCGGCACTCTGGTCTACAACACCATCGACGACATGAAGAACCCGCATAACGGCATCTATGCCAACTTCACGACCGAAGTGGCGGGCCTCGGCGGCGATGCGAAGTTCGTCAAGTTCACGGGCCGGGCGAGCTACTATCAGACGCTTTCGGAAGAGCTTGACATCGTTGGTCTCGTTTCTGCCGGTGCCGGCCATATCCAGGGCTTCGGCGACGACGGCCTGCGTGTCTTCGATCACTTCAAGAACAACGATCGCATGATCCGCGGCTTCGAGTACAACGGTATCGGACCCTACGACAAGAACGGTGGCGACCACCTCGGCGGCACGACCTACTTCAATGCCTCCGCGGAAGCACAGTTCCCGATCCCGGTTGTCCCGGAGAGCTTCGGCCTGCGTGGCGCTGTCTTCGCGGATGCCGCGACGCTCTATGGCAGCAAGGTTGATGTCGCGGGCACGAATATCGTGTCGACAGACATGGAATTGCGCGCCTCTGTCGGTGTCGGCCTGCTGTGGGCTTCGCCCTTCGGTCCGCTGCGTATCGATTATGCCGTGCCGGTCAAGAAGCTGGACACCGACAATACGCAGGAATTCAACTTCGGCATTTCGACCCGCTTCTAA
- a CDS encoding phosphatidate cytidylyltransferase, with translation MSNLQLRTISAIVLAAAVLLLTWLGGLPFRMLTAAIALAIFYEWSRMSRPNSETGWAGGNLNMLPEVLILMFAGALVAGIPALALIILAAVFTLILWGLGKLRGAGAWEAAGFGYAALSGLSLALLRGNEASGLIAILFLFAVVWATDIFAYFVGRKVGGPKLAPAISPGKTRSGAIGGAVGGVVAGLVLANFAGTGNLFILAVIALMLSVISQAGDLFESWVKRRHGYKDSGSLIPGHGGVMDRVDGLVAAAFALYVIGWMSGSADHPAQGLFPA, from the coding sequence ATGAGCAATCTTCAGCTCCGGACAATTTCAGCGATCGTGCTGGCGGCCGCGGTGCTGTTGCTCACCTGGCTGGGTGGCCTGCCGTTCAGGATGCTGACCGCAGCAATCGCGCTTGCCATCTTCTACGAATGGTCGCGCATGTCGCGGCCAAACAGCGAAACCGGCTGGGCCGGCGGCAACCTCAACATGCTGCCCGAAGTGCTCATCCTGATGTTCGCTGGCGCCCTGGTCGCCGGCATTCCGGCACTTGCGCTGATCATCCTGGCCGCTGTCTTCACGCTCATCCTGTGGGGGCTGGGAAAGCTGCGCGGAGCAGGGGCGTGGGAAGCTGCGGGGTTTGGCTACGCAGCGCTCTCCGGGCTTTCACTTGCCCTGCTGCGCGGCAACGAGGCATCAGGCCTGATCGCCATTCTGTTTCTGTTCGCGGTCGTCTGGGCGACCGACATCTTTGCCTACTTCGTCGGCCGCAAGGTCGGCGGCCCAAAGCTGGCGCCGGCCATTTCGCCCGGCAAGACTCGCAGCGGCGCGATTGGCGGCGCTGTCGGCGGCGTTGTCGCCGGGCTTGTGCTCGCCAACTTTGCCGGAACCGGCAACCTGTTCATCCTGGCGGTGATCGCCCTGATGCTTTCGGTGATCTCGCAAGCAGGCGACCTGTTCGAATCATGGGTCAAGCGCCGACATGGCTACAAGGATTCGGGTTCGCTGATTCCCGGCCATGGCGGGGTGATGGACCGTGTCGATGGGCTTGTCGCGGCTGCATTTGCCCTATACGTCATCGGCTGGATGTCCGGCTCCGCCGACCATCCGGCTCAGGGATTGTTTCCCGCCTGA
- a CDS encoding isoprenyl transferase codes for MTTPAHVAIIMDGNGRWAKARGLPRVAGHRAGVEALRRTVRAASDLGISWLTVYAFSSENWSRPKSEVTDLMGLLKIFIRRDLAELHNSGVRVQIIGDRATLQPDIRSLLEEAETLTSGNDALTLVIAFNYGGRDEIARAARRLAEAVKRGDIAAEQITPELFAEELDTSGIPDPDLVIRTSGEIRLSNFLPWQSAYSELIFQPCYWPDFTREHLADALREYTGRERRFGGLAARDVAS; via the coding sequence ATGACTACGCCCGCGCATGTCGCGATCATCATGGACGGCAACGGTCGCTGGGCAAAGGCCCGCGGCCTGCCGCGCGTTGCGGGGCATCGTGCCGGCGTCGAGGCGCTGCGCCGGACTGTTCGCGCGGCGTCAGACCTTGGTATCTCCTGGTTGACCGTCTACGCCTTCTCCTCGGAGAACTGGTCGCGGCCCAAGTCCGAGGTCACGGACCTGATGGGGCTGCTCAAGATCTTCATTCGGCGCGATCTTGCCGAGCTTCACAACAGCGGCGTGCGTGTCCAGATCATCGGCGACAGGGCAACGCTGCAGCCTGATATCCGCAGCCTGCTGGAGGAAGCCGAGACGCTGACATCAGGCAACGACGCGCTGACGCTGGTCATCGCCTTCAACTATGGCGGGCGCGACGAGATCGCGCGCGCCGCCCGCCGGCTGGCGGAAGCGGTCAAGCGTGGCGACATCGCCGCCGAGCAGATCACGCCTGAGCTGTTTGCCGAGGAGCTCGACACGTCGGGCATTCCCGATCCCGACCTGGTCATCCGCACCAGCGGCGAAATCCGCCTGTCGAATTTCCTGCCCTGGCAGTCGGCCTACAGCGAACTCATATTCCAGCCTTGCTACTGGCCGGATTTTACCCGTGAGCATCTCGCCGACGCCTTGCGTGAATATACCGGCCGCGAACGCCGCTTCGGCGGCCTTGCCGCCCGCGACGTCGCCTCGTGA